One genomic region from Arthrobacter sp. YN encodes:
- a CDS encoding GDSL-type esterase/lipase family protein: protein MEDRKLRIAAVGDELLAGLGDPRALGWLGRVLARTPQDAVVVESFPLPCPMEGTEGLAARWQDEAGRRFSDSHENRLVIGLSGRDLEFGLSTARSRLNLANILDGASHSSVEVFVVGPPPTLDPARNKRLAELNTAFADVTTRRNHHYVDTFSPLLNHEQWRTDLAANGGTPGQAGYGLIAWLVLHRGWFQWLNIAQPE, encoded by the coding sequence GTGGAAGACAGGAAGCTGCGTATCGCAGCTGTTGGAGATGAACTGCTCGCGGGCCTGGGGGATCCCCGCGCCTTGGGTTGGCTCGGACGAGTGCTGGCCCGAACGCCCCAGGACGCCGTCGTAGTGGAGAGTTTCCCGCTCCCCTGCCCCATGGAAGGCACGGAGGGCCTGGCCGCCCGGTGGCAGGACGAAGCAGGCAGGCGCTTCAGCGACTCCCATGAGAACCGCCTGGTCATCGGGCTTTCAGGCCGCGACCTCGAGTTCGGACTGTCGACGGCCCGCAGCCGCTTGAACCTGGCCAACATCCTCGACGGTGCCTCGCACAGCAGCGTGGAGGTCTTTGTGGTGGGGCCTCCGCCCACACTGGACCCGGCACGGAACAAACGGCTCGCAGAACTCAACACAGCCTTTGCCGATGTCACCACGCGGCGCAACCACCACTACGTAGACACGTTCTCTCCCTTGCTCAATCATGAGCAGTGGAGGACAGACCTCGCAGCCAATGGGGGAACACCGGGCCAGGCCGGCTACGGATTGATTGCGTGGCTCGTCCTGCACCGTGGCTGGTTCCAATGGCTTAATATCGCTCAACCGGAGTAG
- a CDS encoding serine hydrolase, with translation MTNPALPEDMQKEATAGALAPNDVTDGNPSWAWAAGPGISTAADLKILGEALVNGKLLKPELQQKRLDSVTPTNPDNPGGASYGLGIAKFGNAYGHTGELPGFNTFMGNDPINSVTLVVWTNLAPAADGRDPATTIARTLIGKLYRPAA, from the coding sequence ATGACCAATCCGGCCCTTCCCGAGGATATGCAGAAGGAAGCAACTGCCGGCGCCCTGGCGCCGAACGATGTCACTGACGGTAATCCGTCCTGGGCATGGGCTGCAGGCCCGGGCATCTCCACAGCAGCAGATTTGAAGATTTTGGGCGAGGCCCTCGTCAACGGAAAGCTCCTGAAGCCGGAACTCCAGCAGAAGAGGCTAGACAGCGTCACCCCCACCAATCCGGACAATCCCGGCGGCGCTTCGTATGGTTTGGGCATTGCCAAGTTCGGCAATGCCTACGGGCACACCGGCGAGTTGCCGGGCTTCAATACGTTCATGGGAAACGACCCCATCAACTCCGTCACCTTGGTGGTATGGACCAACCTGGCCCCCGCTGCCGACGGGCGGGACCCCGCCACCACCATCGCGCGCACGTTGATCGGCAAGCTGTACCGACCGGCTGCCTGA